In Pseudomonadota bacterium, a single window of DNA contains:
- a CDS encoding aminotransferase class V-fold PLP-dependent enzyme, with amino-acid sequence MAGVYDSAARLISARPAEIAVVENATRAWDMAFYAMPFKPGERILTGQNEYVSNDLAYLQIAGRTGTVVEAVAGLGR; translated from the coding sequence ATGGCCGGCGTCTACGATTCGGCCGCCCGGCTGATCAGCGCCCGGCCGGCGGAGATCGCCGTCGTCGAGAACGCCACCAGGGCCTGGGACATGGCGTTCTATGCCATGCCGTTCAAGCCGGGCGAACGCATCCTCACCGGGCAGAACGAATATGTCAGCAACGACCTCGCCTATCTGCAGATCGCTGGGCGGACCGGAACGGTGGTGGAGGCGGTCGCGGGGCTTGGCCGCTAA
- a CDS encoding ferredoxin family protein, translated as MTYVVTEACIKCKYMDCVEVCPVDCFYEGENMLVIHPDECIDCGVCEPECPVEAIVPDTVGDMEKWVALNRQYAEEWPNITRKGEAPADADSFKDTKDKFEKFFNAEPAKR; from the coding sequence ATGACCTACGTGGTGACCGAAGCCTGCATCAAATGCAAGTACATGGACTGCGTCGAGGTCTGTCCCGTCGATTGCTTCTATGAAGGCGAGAACATGCTGGTGATCCACCCCGACGAGTGCATCGATTGCGGGGTGTGCGAGCCGGAATGCCCAGTCGAGGCTATTGTCCCCGACACCGTGGGCGACATGGAGAAATGGGTCGCCCTCAACCGGCAATATGCCGAGGAGTGGCCCAACATTACCCGCAAAGGCGAGGCCCCGGCGGATGCCGACAGCTTCAAGGATACCAAGGACAAGTTCGAGAAATTCTTCAACGCCGAGCCGGCCAAGCGGTAG